Proteins encoded by one window of Sulfurospirillum barnesii SES-3:
- a CDS encoding DUF2179 domain-containing protein gives MSEFFASEAFSLYGIPLLICLARILDVSIGTLRIIFVSKGLRLWAPILGFFEVSIWLMAISKVMANLTNPINYIAYALGFSLGNYIGMFIESRLALGMVVIRIITKKDSHELVRSLRALRYSVTVADAEGNNGIVSVIFTVIKRADIERVRSLIGKYNPLAVYSIEDVRHASDPSFPMEEQKYSMFSSFFRGHRK, from the coding sequence ATGAGCGAATTTTTTGCAAGCGAAGCATTTAGTTTGTATGGGATTCCTTTGCTCATTTGTCTTGCTCGTATACTGGATGTGAGTATTGGCACACTTCGCATTATTTTTGTCTCGAAGGGACTTCGCCTTTGGGCACCCATACTAGGTTTTTTTGAGGTGAGCATTTGGCTTATGGCTATTTCTAAAGTCATGGCAAACCTGACCAATCCCATTAATTACATCGCCTATGCTCTGGGATTTTCTTTGGGCAATTACATTGGAATGTTTATTGAGAGTCGTTTGGCACTTGGGATGGTGGTGATTCGGATTATTACCAAAAAAGATTCCCATGAGCTTGTCCGTTCTCTTCGCGCTCTTCGTTACAGTGTTACCGTTGCTGATGCAGAGGGCAATAATGGGATTGTCAGTGTTATTTTTACCGTCATCAAACGAGCCGACATTGAGAGAGTGCGCTCTTTAATTGGCAAATACAATCCTCTAGCCGTTTATTCCATTGAAGATGTGCGTCATGCAAGTGATCCTAGTTTTCCCATGGAAGAGCAGAAATACTCAATGTTCTCCTCTTTTTTTCGAGGGCATCGCAAGTAA
- a CDS encoding YwbE family protein: protein MSAGQSRSNIHKGVKVLIVLKEDQRSGKLTQGVVKDILTNSANHPHGIKVRLESGEVGRVKEIIL, encoded by the coding sequence ATGAGCGCAGGGCAAAGCAGAAGCAACATTCATAAGGGTGTTAAGGTTTTGATTGTTTTAAAAGAAGACCAACGCAGTGGAAAACTAACGCAAGGTGTGGTCAAAGACATTCTCACCAATTCTGCCAATCATCCCCACGGCATCAAAGTGCGACTCGAAAGCGGTGAAGTCGGACGTGTGAAAGAGATTATTCTTTAG
- the recQ gene encoding DNA helicase RecQ: protein MDKTYDILQRVFGHHSFRANQEEAVNAILAHKDLMMILPTGAGKSLCYQLPSLVMEGMSVVISPLLALMHDQITALSAFGIKAAMISSMQSPSQIQESMQACRNGELKLLYVAPERLKGESFLNFLQSLCINFFVIDEAHCVSEWGHEFREDYRQLFRLKHYFPRTPIAAFTATATKIVEHDILHQLGLSHPLIIRAKVERDNLNIKADYRNANGREQLLSFLSAFQNESGIVYTLTRKETESLALFLEGYKVRARSYHAGLSTEEKNETYRAFLNDEIDVVVATIAFGMGIDKSNIRFVVHMSLPKTIENYYQEIGRAGRDGLSASTLLLFSASDIVEHKRRISEQPASEYQKVAYEKLEAMAKFATSQLCRHQQIATYFDDTILTCNTRCDNCVEGEKQSVDISNEALKLLSCVYRTGQRFGLQYVIDVLMGANNEKIAQNAHQNLSVYGIGKERSKAQWLSIGDRLLELEALKVGEYRVVSLSEYGAQIIKERLHVSMHAKRLEERKKVSKKATKVVTGAFELSIFEKLRALRLEIAQENGIPPYVVFSDKTLKEMAEKLPHDKEAMLEVSGVGEVKFERYGEAFLALCMRLR from the coding sequence GTGGATAAAACATACGATATTCTTCAACGTGTCTTTGGGCACCACAGCTTTAGAGCCAATCAAGAAGAGGCTGTCAATGCGATTTTAGCGCATAAAGACCTTATGATGATTTTACCCACAGGAGCAGGGAAGTCTTTGTGTTATCAGCTTCCCTCTCTTGTAATGGAGGGCATGAGCGTGGTGATTTCACCGCTTTTAGCGCTCATGCACGACCAAATCACCGCACTCTCTGCCTTTGGCATTAAAGCGGCGATGATTTCATCCATGCAATCTCCCTCTCAGATACAAGAGAGTATGCAAGCGTGTCGCAACGGTGAGCTTAAACTTTTATACGTTGCACCTGAACGCTTAAAGGGTGAGTCGTTTTTAAACTTCTTACAGAGCCTTTGCATCAACTTTTTTGTCATTGACGAGGCGCATTGTGTGAGCGAGTGGGGGCATGAATTTAGAGAAGATTACCGTCAACTCTTTCGTCTTAAACACTACTTTCCTCGTACTCCCATTGCTGCATTTACGGCGACAGCAACGAAAATTGTCGAACACGATATTTTGCATCAGCTCGGATTGTCACACCCCTTAATCATTCGAGCCAAAGTCGAGCGGGACAATTTAAACATCAAAGCGGACTATCGCAATGCCAACGGGCGTGAGCAACTTTTGAGTTTTTTAAGTGCGTTTCAAAATGAGAGTGGTATTGTGTATACATTGACACGCAAAGAGACGGAGAGTTTGGCGCTGTTTTTAGAAGGGTACAAAGTGCGTGCACGCTCGTATCATGCAGGGCTTTCTACTGAGGAGAAAAACGAAACGTACCGTGCTTTTTTAAACGATGAAATTGACGTGGTGGTTGCAACCATCGCCTTTGGTATGGGGATTGATAAGAGCAATATTCGTTTTGTGGTGCACATGTCACTGCCAAAAACCATTGAAAATTACTACCAAGAAATAGGGCGTGCAGGGCGAGACGGTCTGAGTGCTTCAACCTTGCTTCTTTTTTCAGCCTCCGACATAGTGGAGCACAAACGACGCATCAGCGAACAGCCTGCCTCGGAGTACCAAAAGGTAGCCTATGAAAAGCTAGAAGCTATGGCAAAATTTGCAACATCTCAGCTGTGCCGTCATCAACAAATAGCGACCTATTTTGACGATACCATTCTTACATGTAACACCCGTTGCGATAACTGTGTGGAGGGTGAAAAGCAGAGTGTTGACATCTCAAACGAGGCATTAAAGCTACTCTCTTGTGTGTACCGCACAGGGCAACGCTTTGGACTGCAATACGTCATTGATGTTTTAATGGGTGCAAATAATGAAAAAATAGCGCAAAATGCGCATCAAAACCTCTCCGTTTATGGCATTGGGAAAGAGCGAAGTAAGGCGCAGTGGCTTAGCATTGGCGATAGACTTTTGGAGCTTGAAGCGTTAAAAGTTGGCGAATACCGTGTGGTGAGTCTTAGTGAATATGGAGCTCAAATCATCAAAGAGCGTTTACATGTAAGCATGCATGCGAAGCGTTTGGAAGAGCGTAAAAAAGTCTCTAAAAAAGCGACGAAAGTGGTTACAGGAGCGTTTGAGCTTTCCATTTTTGAGAAATTACGTGCCTTGCGTTTGGAAATTGCTCAAGAAAATGGCATTCCGCCGTATGTGGTTTTTAGCGATAAAACCCTCAAAGAGATGGCTGAAAAACTTCCTCATGACAAAGAGGCAATGTTGGAAGTCAGTGGTGTGGGTGAGGTGAAGTTTGAGCGCTACGGTGAAGCATTTTTAGCCTTGTGTATGAGGCTTCGTTAA
- a CDS encoding PaaI family thioesterase, protein MTFKVKGKQHISKNCLVCGIENPLGLKTKFYELENKEVVGYFTGHTYLQSYPNILHGGISATILDETIGRAIMAHYGQESFGVTLELNLKYKKPVPLDVELKVIGRIVSDKGRIFEGTGELILPNGEVAVIASGRYMKRNVTQIVESDFIEDEWFASDGKDRDEIEL, encoded by the coding sequence GTGACATTTAAAGTAAAAGGCAAACAGCACATCTCCAAAAACTGTTTGGTGTGTGGCATTGAAAACCCTTTGGGCTTAAAAACGAAATTTTATGAACTCGAAAACAAGGAAGTGGTGGGGTATTTTACAGGGCATACCTATTTGCAAAGTTACCCAAACATTTTACACGGTGGCATTTCAGCGACCATTTTAGATGAAACCATTGGGCGTGCTATTATGGCGCATTACGGGCAAGAGAGTTTTGGTGTGACCCTAGAGTTAAACTTAAAATATAAAAAGCCTGTTCCTTTGGATGTAGAGCTTAAAGTCATTGGGCGCATCGTGAGCGATAAAGGGCGTATTTTTGAAGGTACGGGTGAGCTGATACTCCCTAATGGCGAAGTAGCCGTTATTGCCTCAGGGCGTTATATGAAACGCAATGTCACACAGATTGTGGAGAGTGATTTTATCGAAGATGAGTGGTTTGCAAGCGATGGCAAAGATAGAGATGAGATAGAACTTTAA
- a CDS encoding DEAD/DEAH box helicase: MLFEKLGLMEPVREAVKELGYTTPTPVQSKVIPLVLEGKDVMATAQTGTGKTAAYALPLLHILSKKTQKSTTSKVVRALILVPTRELASQVGASVQVYGKNVALSSAAIYGGVKFTPQAKKLDKGIDILIATPGRLLEHVKLGNVDLSRVEIVVFDEADRILDMGFWDEVQTLLNLFPKKRQTLLFSVGLSKSVKRLSEVSLKKPVTVAINNQGDFAKKVEQTLYLVDKERKCELLSFMIGTHNWHQVLVFTKTKQSADEVGDYLNASGLKTLVLHGDKAHSKRTQAIHAFKENTIRVLVATDIASRGLDIEDLPHVINYELPGDAEDYLHRAGRTGRAGKEGRAISLVCNEEKNKFKEIEKILKYTIKTEFYPGFETKEWAEKEAKKGTIQAKIEYEKANKKSVSIKKRRENYKEVKAKKHTRVGGGKK; encoded by the coding sequence ATGTTATTTGAAAAATTAGGTCTTATGGAACCCGTAAGAGAAGCAGTTAAAGAGCTTGGGTATACGACACCTACGCCTGTTCAAAGCAAAGTCATTCCTTTGGTACTTGAGGGAAAAGATGTCATGGCAACGGCGCAAACGGGAACGGGTAAAACAGCAGCCTATGCGCTTCCTTTGCTGCATATTTTAAGTAAAAAAACACAAAAATCAACCACCTCCAAAGTGGTACGTGCGCTTATTTTGGTACCCACCAGAGAATTGGCTTCACAAGTGGGTGCGAGTGTGCAAGTGTACGGCAAAAATGTGGCGCTTAGCAGTGCGGCGATTTATGGTGGGGTGAAGTTTACCCCACAGGCTAAAAAGTTGGATAAAGGCATTGATATTTTGATTGCAACGCCTGGAAGACTTTTGGAGCATGTAAAGCTGGGCAATGTGGATTTGTCTCGTGTAGAAATTGTCGTTTTTGATGAAGCCGATAGAATCTTAGATATGGGGTTTTGGGATGAGGTACAAACGCTTTTAAATTTGTTTCCTAAAAAGCGTCAAACGCTTCTTTTTTCTGTGGGGCTTTCAAAATCGGTGAAACGCCTTTCTGAAGTGAGTTTGAAAAAACCTGTCACGGTTGCCATTAATAATCAAGGTGATTTTGCAAAAAAAGTGGAGCAAACACTCTATTTGGTGGATAAAGAGCGCAAATGTGAATTGCTTTCTTTTATGATAGGTACCCACAATTGGCATCAGGTTTTAGTTTTTACGAAAACCAAACAGAGTGCGGATGAAGTAGGGGACTATTTAAATGCGAGTGGTTTAAAAACCCTTGTTTTACATGGCGATAAAGCACACTCCAAACGTACACAAGCCATTCATGCGTTTAAAGAAAATACCATTCGTGTGCTTGTCGCAACCGATATTGCTTCTCGTGGGCTTGATATTGAAGATTTACCGCATGTGATTAATTATGAATTACCTGGTGATGCGGAAGATTATTTACACAGAGCAGGACGAACAGGGCGTGCAGGTAAAGAGGGAAGGGCTATCTCTTTGGTATGCAATGAGGAAAAAAATAAATTTAAAGAGATAGAAAAGATTTTAAAATATACCATTAAAACGGAGTTTTACCCTGGTTTTGAGACCAAAGAGTGGGCTGAAAAAGAGGCAAAAAAAGGGACGATTCAAGCAAAAATTGAGTATGAAAAAGCAAACAAAAAAAGTGTTTCAATTAAAAAAAGACGTGAAAATTATAAAGAAGTCAAAGCAAAAAAACACACACGTGTAGGAGGCGGTAAAAAATGA
- a CDS encoding zinc ribbon domain-containing protein YjdM — MENLPACPKCHCEYTYEDGAMFICPECAHEWSKESSSSEESSAVIKDAHGTILADGDSVVVIKDLKLKGSSAVIKGGTKVKNIRLNFESDHNLDCKVDGIGAMGLKSEFVKKV, encoded by the coding sequence ATGGAAAATTTACCCGCATGTCCTAAATGTCACTGCGAATACACCTACGAAGATGGAGCGATGTTTATCTGCCCAGAGTGCGCACACGAATGGTCAAAAGAGAGTAGCTCAAGCGAAGAAAGCAGTGCTGTTATTAAAGATGCACACGGAACTATCTTAGCCGATGGAGACAGCGTTGTGGTCATTAAAGACCTTAAACTCAAGGGCTCTTCAGCGGTCATCAAAGGGGGCACCAAAGTGAAAAATATTCGCCTTAATTTTGAGAGTGACCACAACCTTGATTGTAAAGTTGATGGCATTGGTGCCATGGGCTTAAAATCTGAATTTGTAAAAAAAGTTTAA
- a CDS encoding branched-chain amino acid transporter permease, whose product MESSYIIGSIIVASLATYATRIIPFLLFRTREPSPLVKYIERNMPLMIMVILVFYALKDVKWEIYPYGLAEMIGVSVAIALHVSFKNALLSIFTATLVYMFLIQKVLF is encoded by the coding sequence ATGGAAAGTAGTTATATCATTGGTAGTATTATTGTTGCAAGCCTTGCGACGTATGCCACACGTATCATTCCCTTTTTGCTCTTTCGTACCCGTGAACCTTCGCCTTTGGTCAAATACATTGAACGAAACATGCCTTTGATGATTATGGTGATTTTAGTCTTTTATGCACTGAAAGATGTGAAGTGGGAAATCTATCCCTATGGTTTGGCGGAGATGATTGGGGTAAGCGTTGCGATAGCTTTACATGTAAGCTTTAAAAATGCGCTTTTAAGCATTTTTACCGCAACGCTGGTTTATATGTTTTTAATTCAAAAAGTTCTTTTTTAA
- a CDS encoding AzlC family ABC transporter permease, translating into MHFFAIFKLTIPVLMGYIPLGMAFGLLLSKLLIPWYYAFFMSLFIFAGSGQFLALTLFASQATILEIAIATFLLNLRHTFYGLSMISAFKNFSWKKHYLIFGLTDETFALLKTSDVEETHRERAYLIITFLNQCYWIIGSVVGAVLGNVLPFNYEGIEFSLTALFVVLSIELYKKSRLHQPFFVALIIGLFGMMFFPPQKMLILSLCLAAFVLIVFKRSMENGK; encoded by the coding sequence ATGCATTTTTTTGCCATTTTCAAACTGACTATTCCTGTTTTAATGGGCTATATTCCTCTGGGGATGGCATTTGGACTTTTGCTTTCCAAACTGCTTATCCCGTGGTATTATGCTTTTTTTATGAGTCTGTTTATTTTTGCGGGTTCAGGGCAGTTTTTGGCTTTAACACTGTTTGCATCACAAGCCACCATTTTAGAGATAGCCATTGCTACCTTTTTGCTTAACCTTCGTCACACCTTTTATGGACTCTCCATGATTTCAGCCTTTAAAAACTTTTCATGGAAAAAGCATTACCTTATTTTTGGGCTTACCGATGAGACCTTTGCGCTTTTAAAAACCAGTGATGTTGAAGAGACACACCGTGAGAGGGCTTATCTTATCATTACCTTTTTAAATCAATGCTATTGGATTATTGGCAGTGTTGTGGGTGCGGTTTTAGGCAACGTGCTTCCTTTTAATTATGAGGGCATTGAGTTCTCACTGACCGCTTTGTTTGTCGTACTTTCCATTGAGTTATATAAAAAAAGTAGACTCCATCAACCCTTTTTTGTGGCACTTATCATTGGACTTTTTGGCATGATGTTTTTTCCACCGCAAAAAATGTTGATTTTATCACTCTGTTTGGCGGCGTTTGTGTTGATTGTTTTTAAGAGGAGTATGGAAAATGGAAAGTAG
- the flgG gene encoding flagellar basal-body rod protein FlgG, translating into MIRSLYTAATGMIAQQTQIDTTSNNISNVNTIGYKKQRAEFADLMYQTMTYAGTSTSGTTTSPTGIEVGLGVRPTAIAKQFTQGNFKETGNALDIAITGNGFFQIQLPDGTTGYTRNGSFKLDSEGNVVNSDGYRLLPELVIPEDATQITIGVDGMVSVLQAGQTATNEIGQIELANFINPAGLHSLGDNNYINTSASGDPIVSEPGLNGLGQTRQQFVEMSNVQLVEEMTDLITGQRAYEANSKAITTSDEMLQTVNALKQ; encoded by the coding sequence ATGATACGTTCACTTTATACAGCAGCAACGGGCATGATTGCACAGCAAACACAAATTGATACCACATCAAACAATATTTCAAACGTCAATACCATTGGTTATAAAAAACAGCGTGCAGAATTTGCGGACTTGATGTATCAAACCATGACCTATGCAGGAACATCAACCAGTGGCACGACAACATCTCCTACGGGCATTGAAGTGGGTCTTGGTGTGCGCCCAACAGCGATTGCAAAGCAGTTTACACAAGGTAACTTTAAAGAGACAGGCAATGCGCTTGATATTGCTATTACAGGGAATGGCTTTTTTCAAATTCAACTTCCAGATGGCACCACAGGGTATACCAGAAATGGCTCCTTTAAACTCGATAGTGAAGGAAATGTGGTAAACAGCGATGGGTACAGACTTTTACCCGAATTGGTGATCCCAGAAGATGCAACGCAAATTACCATTGGTGTGGATGGTATGGTTTCAGTCCTTCAAGCAGGGCAAACGGCGACCAATGAGATTGGGCAGATTGAGCTTGCAAACTTCATTAACCCAGCAGGACTTCACTCCTTGGGGGATAATAACTACATTAACACCTCTGCTTCAGGAGACCCGATTGTAAGCGAACCAGGGCTTAATGGACTAGGGCAAACCAGACAGCAATTTGTTGAGATGAGTAACGTGCAGTTGGTCGAAGAGATGACAGACTTAATTACAGGACAGCGTGCTTATGAAGCCAACTCAAAAGCGATTACGACCAGTGATGAGATGCTTCAAACCGTAAATGCTCTAAAACAATAA
- a CDS encoding flagellar hook-basal body protein codes for MQNGYYDVTGAMVTQFNRLNVISNNLANLNTTAFKRDDVVVSDFKRIFQEYKEEMPLGDNTKEASKFLNAAMSRVPQISEQYIKYEQGGIKNTGNALDFALKREDAFFMVETPNGIRLTQNGSFSFNDAGVLTTKEGYPVLPSTYFQNQQYITIPEDGELRVDQSGAIYNGDDEIGRMYIVQSDDIKSLTKEGESLYAFKSTDELTTLENGNLVAQGFLETSNINPVSEMVGLIETNRLVEMYQKVMKSHMNDLNSDAISKLASTKA; via the coding sequence ATGCAAAATGGCTATTATGACGTTACAGGGGCAATGGTAACGCAGTTTAACAGACTCAATGTTATCTCCAATAACCTTGCCAATTTAAATACCACAGCCTTTAAAAGAGATGATGTGGTCGTGAGCGATTTTAAGCGCATTTTTCAAGAATACAAAGAAGAGATGCCCTTAGGGGATAACACCAAAGAGGCCAGTAAATTTCTTAATGCGGCGATGTCTCGTGTGCCACAAATTTCAGAACAGTATATCAAATACGAACAAGGTGGTATCAAAAATACAGGCAATGCGCTTGATTTTGCACTCAAACGAGAAGATGCATTTTTTATGGTGGAAACGCCAAATGGTATCCGTTTAACGCAAAATGGCTCGTTTAGCTTTAATGATGCGGGAGTGCTTACGACAAAAGAGGGCTATCCTGTGCTTCCCTCCACCTATTTTCAAAATCAGCAATACATTACCATTCCAGAAGATGGTGAACTAAGAGTGGATCAAAGTGGCGCTATTTATAATGGGGATGATGAAATTGGTCGAATGTACATTGTGCAAAGCGATGATATAAAATCGCTTACAAAAGAGGGAGAGAGTCTGTATGCGTTTAAAAGTACGGATGAATTAACCACTCTTGAAAATGGCAATTTGGTCGCTCAAGGGTTTTTGGAGACCAGTAATATTAATCCAGTGAGTGAAATGGTAGGGCTTATTGAAACCAATCGTTTGGTGGAAATGTACCAAAAAGTAATGAAATCACACATGAATGATTTAAACTCAGATGCCATTTCTAAATTGGCATCCACCAAAGCATAA